Proteins encoded in a region of the Abyssisolibacter fermentans genome:
- a CDS encoding NADH-dependent [FeFe] hydrogenase, group A6, producing MENLITITINDQTIKVPNDITILEAAQQIGIKIPTLCHLDLHDLKMVNKTASCRVCMVEAHGRNTLVPACVTKVWNNMIVKTDSIRAITARRMAVELLLSNHPNDCFTCAKNLECELQALAKELGIRDIKWKGKKSEYKIDESSDAIVKDPNKCIMCRRCETMCNEVQTCGILSSLNRGFDAFVGPAFNMPMKDSSCTYCGQCVAVCPTAALTEINHTRKVWRAINHPDKYVIVQTAPAIRVALGELFGMEAGTIVTGKLVTALKRIGFDSVFDTDFGADLTIIEEASELIHRIEHNGTLPMLTSCCPAWVKFIEHQFPELLDIPSTCKSPHIMFGTIAKTYLAEKMKIDPKKIVVVSVMPCIAKKAEAKRPELTKDYNDNVDIVITTRELGAMIREAGIDFANLPDSDFDRPLGETTGASIIFGTTGGVIEAALRTAYEWMTGEELNNVEFKQLRGIEGIREATVDIKDKQLRIGIAHGLGNARKILEDIRDGKSKFDAIEIMACPGGCIGGGGQPYHHGNVEIIKKRQEAIYKEDRNKKLRKSHENSEVMKLYEEYLGEPYGKKAHELLHTHYESKNRI from the coding sequence GTGGAAAATTTAATCACTATTACTATTAATGATCAAACAATAAAAGTACCTAATGATATTACTATATTAGAAGCTGCTCAACAAATAGGTATAAAAATCCCTACTCTTTGTCATTTAGATCTTCATGATTTAAAAATGGTAAACAAAACTGCATCATGTAGAGTTTGTATGGTTGAAGCTCATGGTAGGAATACTTTAGTACCTGCCTGTGTTACAAAGGTTTGGAATAATATGATTGTTAAAACTGATTCTATAAGAGCCATCACTGCAAGAAGAATGGCTGTGGAACTACTTCTTTCTAATCATCCAAATGACTGTTTTACATGTGCTAAAAATTTAGAATGTGAACTTCAAGCACTAGCAAAGGAATTAGGTATTAGGGATATAAAATGGAAAGGTAAAAAAAGTGAATATAAAATAGATGAATCCAGTGATGCTATTGTGAAAGATCCAAATAAGTGTATCATGTGCAGAAGATGTGAAACAATGTGTAATGAAGTTCAAACTTGTGGTATATTATCAAGCTTAAACAGAGGCTTTGATGCTTTTGTTGGTCCTGCATTTAATATGCCTATGAAGGATTCTTCGTGTACATACTGCGGACAGTGTGTTGCAGTTTGTCCAACAGCTGCACTTACTGAAATAAATCATACTCGCAAAGTATGGCGTGCTATAAACCATCCCGACAAATATGTAATAGTTCAAACAGCTCCTGCCATAAGAGTAGCTCTTGGAGAATTATTCGGGATGGAAGCTGGTACTATAGTAACTGGCAAATTAGTTACTGCTCTAAAAAGAATAGGTTTTGATTCTGTTTTTGATACTGATTTTGGAGCAGATTTGACTATAATAGAGGAAGCTTCTGAATTAATTCACAGAATAGAACACAATGGAACTCTGCCAATGTTGACAAGCTGCTGTCCTGCATGGGTTAAGTTTATAGAGCATCAATTTCCTGAGCTTTTAGATATACCTTCTACTTGTAAATCACCTCATATAATGTTTGGTACTATTGCTAAGACATATCTTGCAGAAAAAATGAAAATAGATCCAAAAAAGATAGTAGTTGTATCAGTAATGCCATGTATAGCAAAGAAAGCTGAAGCAAAGCGTCCAGAATTAACTAAAGATTATAATGACAATGTTGATATAGTAATAACTACCAGAGAACTAGGTGCTATGATTAGAGAAGCAGGAATAGATTTTGCTAACTTGCCTGATAGTGATTTTGACAGACCTTTAGGGGAAACTACAGGTGCATCCATTATATTTGGTACTACAGGAGGAGTTATAGAAGCCGCACTCAGAACAGCGTATGAGTGGATGACGGGCGAAGAGCTAAATAATGTTGAATTTAAACAACTTAGAGGTATAGAAGGTATCAGAGAAGCTACTGTCGATATAAAAGACAAACAGCTCAGAATAGGAATAGCTCACGGCTTAGGTAATGCCAGAAAAATTCTCGAAGATATAAGAGACGGAAAATCAAAATTTGATGCTATTGAAATAATGGCATGTCCCGGAGGATGTATAGGTGGAGGTGGTCAGCCTTATCACCATGGTAATGTTGAAATAATAAAGAAACGTCAAGAAGCTATTTACAAAGAAGACAGAAATAAAAAGCTTAGAAAATCACATGAAAATAGTGAGGTTATGAAGCTTTATGAAGAATATTTAGGTGAGCCATATGGTAAGAAAGCTCATGAGTTGTTGCATACACACTACGAATCTAAAAATCGAATCTAA